A single region of the Gasterosteus aculeatus chromosome 1, fGasAcu3.hap1.1, whole genome shotgun sequence genome encodes:
- the LOC120815563 gene encoding FERM, ARHGEF and pleckstrin domain-containing protein 1 isoform X2, with amino-acid sequence MVEPADRPSTAGHRLGAADSFGVSTLEPGLRPPAQPAGRQVSIRVQMLDDTQEVFQISQRSVGKVLFDLVCVHLNLAEGDYFGLEYQDHRKMTVWLDLLKPTLKQIRRPKNTILRFVVKFFPPDHTQLLEELTRYLFALQIKRDLACGRLVCNDTSAALLVSHIIQSEIGDFDETQSWQHLLHNKYLPDQDAIRDKITDCHRQHVGQTPAESDYQLLEIARRLEMYGVRLHPAKDREGSNLSLSVAHVGVLVFQGHTKINAFNWSKVRKLSFKRKKFLIKLRADPAQSAHHDTLEFAMASRDCCKVFWKICVEYHAFFRLFEEPKPKPKPILFTRGSSFRFSGRTQKQVIDYVKDSELKKLPFERKHSKILSHSGLSPHSPSFRSQVPKESAASVQQADRLDSVRPGHRGECNGPEEAPSATSGLRDAVAAAPGSDPIPSRQSHRGTGSSPDPQFLNPESPGSEDSPVGSHRVVVNGNGSLNGVPGPCPEGHHLSPLTSPLLTDAGCVRNDDEDEARRKFPTDKAYFIAKELLTTERTYLKDLQVITESFHGVAVKDEAFPDSATSLISTSYDPVHEFHQGFLREVEQRLAQWEGRSNAHIKGDYQRIGDILLKNIQGLRQLTVHLQKHSECLVELERVCRSSRKAEAACRDFEQQRVCYLPLNIFLLRPLHRLLHYKLLLERLCKHYPPTHEDFRDCRAALADISEMVLQLQGTMMKMENFQKLLELKKDLTGIDNLAIPGREFIRLGCLSKLSGKGLQQRMFFLFSDSLVYTSRGMTPSNQFKVHGQLPLYGMTIRESEEEWGVPHSFTLFGQRQSVVVAASCAAEMERWVEDIRMAIDLAEQSSSPSTDLLPPGLSDNKLTEDGGAELESEDELSGSRSSLERPGHRGNTTVHVCWHRNTSVSMVDFSVAVENQLSGNLLRKFKNSNGWQKLWVVFTNFSLFFYKSHQDDYPLASLPLLGYSVTAPAESENIHKDYVFKLHFKSHVYYFRTESEYTFERWMEVIRSATCSASRSLSSSRKDLY; translated from the exons CAACGTTCCGTGGGCAAAGTGCTGTTTGACCTGGTCTGTGTCCATCTCAACCTGGCCGAGGGAGACTATTTTGGACTGGAGTACCAGGACCATCGCAAGATGACG GTGTGGCTGGACCTGCTGAAGCCCACACTGAAACAGATCAGGC GGCCTAAAAACACCATCCTCCGCTTCGTGGTGAAGTTCTTCCCTCCTGACCACACGCAGCTCCTGGAGGAGCTGACTCG GTACCTGTTCGCTCTGCAGATAAAACGCGACCTGGCCTGTGGTCGACTCGTCTGCAACGACACAAGTGCCGCTCTCCTGGTGTCGCACATTATTCAGT CTGAAATAGGAGATTTTGATGAGACCCAGAGCTGGCAGCATCTCCTCCACAACAAGTACCTGCCCGACCAGGACGCCATCAGAGACAAGATCACCGACTGCCACCGCCAGCATGT CGGGCAGACTCCCGCGGAGTCGGACTACCAGCTGCTGGAGATCGCCCGGCGGTTGGAGATGTACGGCGTCCGTCTGCACCCGGCGAAGGACCGAGAGGGATCCAATCTCAGTCTGTCCGTGGCGCACGTTGGCGTGCTGGTTTTTCAG GGGCACACAAAAATCAACGCCTTCAACTGGTCCAAGGTCCGCAAGCTCAGCTTCAAACGCAAAAAGTTCCTAATCAAGCTGAGAGCGGATCCCGCT CAGAGCGCCCACCACGACACGCTGGAGTTCGCCATGGCCAGCAGGGATTGCTGTAAGGTCTTCTGGAAGATCTGCGTAGAGTACCACGCCTTCTTCAGGCTCTTCGAGGAGCCCAAGCCCAAACCCAAACCCATCCTCTTCACTAGAGGGTCCTCGTTCCGCTTCAG CGGTCGAACCCAGAAGCAGGTCATCGACTATGTGAAGGACTCGGAGCTCAAGAAACTCCCGTTTGAAAG GAAGCACAGTAAGATCCTGTCACATAGCGGCCTGTCACCCCATTCTCCGTCCTTCAGATCCCAAGTGCCAAAAGAG AGTGCCGCGTCGGTGCAGCAAGCGGACCGGCTTGACTCGGTCAGACCGGGCCATCGAGGCGAATGCAACGGTCCAGAGGAGGCCCCGTCGGCCACCAGCGGCCTCCGCGAtgcggtggcggcggcgccCGGCTCCGACCCGATTCCGTCCCGACAGAGCCACCGCGGCACCGGATCATCGCCGGACCCGCAGTTCCTCAACCCAG aaAGCCCCGGTTCGGAGGACTCCCCGGTGGGAAGTCACCGCGTGGTCGTTAACGGCAACGGCTCTCTGAATGGCGTCCCGGGTCCGTGTCCCGAGGGACACCACCTGTCGCCCCTCACCAGCCCGCTGCTCACCGACGCCGGATGTGTCCGCAACGACGACGAAGACGAGGCCAGGAGGAAG TTTCCCACAGACAAGGCTTACTTCATAGCCAAGGAGCTGCTGACCACGGAGCGGACCTACCTCAAAGACCTGCAGGTCATCACCGAG TCCTTCCACGGTGTCGCGGTGAAAGACGAGGCCTTCCCCGACTCCGCGACGAGCCTGATCTCCACCAGCTACGACCCCGTCCACGAGTTCCACCAGGGATTCCTCAGGGAGGTGGAGCAGCGGCTGGCCCAGTG ggAGGGTCGCTCCAACGCTCACATTAAAGGAGACTATCAACGCATTGGTGACATTCTGCTGAAGAACATTCAGGGTCTGAGG CAGTTGACGGTTCATCTTCAGAAGCATTCAGAGTGCCTGGTCGAACTGGAGCGGGTCTGCAG GTCCAGTCGGAAAGCGGAGGCTGCGTGTCGAGACTTTGAGCAGCAGAGGGTTTGCTACCTGCCCCTCAACATCTTCCTCCTCAGGCCCCTCCACCGCCTGCTGCACTACAAACTCCTCCTGGAGAGGCTCTGCAAGCACTACCCGCCCACCCACGAGGACTTCAGGGACTGCAGAG CGGCCCTGGCGGACATCTCCGAGAtggtgctgcagctgcagggcaCCATGATGAAGATGGAGAACTTCCAGAAGCTTCTGGAGCTGAAGAAAGATCTGACCGGCATCGACAACCTCGCCATCCCGGGGAGG GAATTTATTCGGCTCGGTTGCCTCAGCAAGCTCTCGGGAAAGGGCCTCCAGCAGAGGATGTTCTTCCTG ttCAGTGATTCCTTGGTGTACACCAGTCGAGGAATGACCCCGTCCAACCAGTTTAAAGTCCACGGCCAGCTGCCGTTGTACGGCATGACG ATCAGAGAGAGTGAGGAGGAGTGGGGCGTCCCTCATTCCTTCACCTTGTTTGGACAGCGCCAGTCTGTGGTTGTGGCAGCCag CTGTGCGGCGGAGATGGAGCGGTGGGTGGAGGACATCAGGATGGCCATCGACCTGgcggagcagagcagcagcccgAGCACTGACCTGCTGCCCCCCGGCCTCTCTGACAACA AGCTGACGGAGGACGGCGGAGCGGAGCTGGAGTCGGAGGACGAGCTCAGCGGCTCGCGCTCGTCTCTGGAGCGCCCCGGTCACCGTGGCAACACCACCGTGCACGTCTGTTGGCATCGCAACACCAGCGTGTCCATGGTGGACTTCAGCGTCGCCGTGGAG AACCAGCTGTCTGGTAACCTGCTGCGGAAGTTCAAGAACAGCAACGGCTGGCAGAAGCTCTGGGTGGTCTTCACCAACTTCAGCCTCTTCTTCTACAAGTCGCACCAg GACGACTACCCTCTGGCCAGCCTTCCTCTGCTGGGCTACTCCGTCACCGCCCCGGCCGAGTCCGAGAACATCCACAAAGACTACGTCTTCAAGCTCCACTTCAAATCCCACGTGTACTACTTCAGAACAGAGAGCGAGTACACCTTCGAAAG GTGGATGGAGGTGATCCGCAGTGCCACCTGCTCTGCCAGCCGCTCCCTGTCCAGCTCCCGGAAAGACCTTTACTGA